The proteins below come from a single bacterium genomic window:
- a CDS encoding SDR family NAD(P)-dependent oxidoreductase yields the protein MKVLITGGAGFIGCNAAARALERGDEVAVLDDLSRRGSELNLEWLKTLGSFAFLPVDVRDYKEVRAVFAGGRFDVVLHLAAQVAVTTSVADPRTDFEINALGTFNLLEAARESGHRGALIFSSTNKVYGNLDDMPVEPAETRYRFAGSRTAVSEAQPLDFHSPYGCSKGAADQYVRDYARMYGLKTVVMRQSCIYGPRQFGIEDQGWVAWFIIALLTGRRITVFGDGRQVRDVLFMDDLLDSFDAAVRRIDRCAGKMFNVGGGPGNTVSLREFLKILEELSGRSVPVSSSDWRPGDQKIYVSDIARARDELDWAPRVGVREGVARLYRWVEENLESIRGVLDSRDR from the coding sequence ATGAAGGTGTTGATCACCGGGGGAGCGGGTTTCATCGGCTGCAACGCCGCCGCCCGGGCCCTGGAGCGCGGGGACGAAGTTGCCGTCCTCGACGATCTTTCCCGCAGAGGCTCGGAACTCAACCTGGAATGGCTCAAGACCCTCGGTTCCTTCGCCTTTCTGCCGGTCGATGTCCGCGACTATAAAGAGGTGCGGGCGGTATTCGCCGGGGGGAGGTTCGACGTCGTCCTCCACCTGGCGGCACAGGTGGCGGTGACCACCTCGGTCGCCGATCCCCGCACCGATTTCGAGATCAACGCTCTCGGCACCTTCAATCTCCTGGAGGCGGCCCGGGAATCCGGGCACCGGGGCGCCCTGATTTTTTCGAGTACGAACAAGGTCTACGGCAACCTCGACGATATGCCGGTCGAGCCTGCCGAAACGCGGTACCGGTTCGCCGGTTCCCGAACGGCGGTGAGCGAGGCGCAGCCCCTGGATTTTCATTCCCCCTACGGATGCTCCAAGGGCGCCGCCGACCAGTACGTTCGTGACTATGCCCGGATGTACGGACTTAAGACCGTGGTCATGCGGCAGTCCTGTATCTACGGGCCCCGCCAGTTCGGCATCGAGGATCAGGGATGGGTGGCCTGGTTCATCATCGCCCTGCTCACCGGCAGGAGGATCACCGTCTTCGGCGACGGCCGTCAGGTTCGGGACGTTCTCTTCATGGACGATCTGCTCGATTCCTTCGACGCCGCCGTCCGGAGGATCGACCGCTGCGCCGGAAAGATGTTCAACGTCGGCGGCGGCCCCGGCAACACCGTGTCGCTGCGGGAGTTTCTGAAAATTCTCGAAGAGCTTTCCGGGCGCTCCGTCCCGGTTTCGTCCTCGGACTGGCGCCCCGGGGATCAGAAAATCTACGTCAGCGACATCGCCCGCGCCCGGGACGAACTGGATTGGGCTCCCCGGGTGGGGGTGAGGGAGGGGGTAGCCCGTCTCTACCGCTGGGTCGAGGAGAACCTCGAGTCCATCCGCGGCGTTTTGGATAGTCGGGACCGCTGA
- a CDS encoding polysaccharide biosynthesis/export family protein → MHLDRSAIVYLLIPLSLLLAPAGPAQDRLEAEEAALALSAEASEAPPEAVVEVQVEEEISVPVRPELRIRYFYGLGLDAFEARDYRQAVNAFEEVVLIDPGYRRADYYRREAWELLAAEEAGDSGTEEIILDDLRAEFDRGVEAMRGADYPAAVEAFQNVVRVDPSNREARRLLGEARLQLEKKDMEEEEALAAQLAQEEAELRQMAGEEEDRALREAYAQGFEYFQRGDLDRAEEKFVEVNRQRRDYRRTGIFLRRLDHEIQRRTEEDYRLAEKDVVQQYTLGPDDAVKVVVRNHPEFSFSAKVEEGGELIIPLTNEIIMADGLTRDELAEELRRRLTSYIDNPFVKVFITLYGSKKFYVLQPQGGGAEYIMDKANMTLWDCMFRAGIPQLNQSAMRRIQVITPHRTHPTHRWINVYAMLYEGKMQDNIRIEPGTIIYYPMLVIDKFSQIVLKITQPISDLASLGDAYEDWDQFRKDYLR, encoded by the coding sequence ATGCATCTGGATAGATCAGCGATCGTCTACCTTCTTATACCGCTCTCACTCCTGCTGGCGCCCGCGGGGCCGGCCCAGGACCGGCTGGAGGCGGAGGAAGCGGCCTTGGCGCTTTCCGCCGAAGCCTCGGAAGCTCCGCCCGAAGCCGTCGTCGAAGTTCAGGTCGAAGAAGAAATATCGGTGCCGGTGCGGCCCGAGCTGAGGATCAGGTATTTTTACGGATTGGGCCTGGACGCTTTCGAGGCCCGGGATTACCGCCAAGCCGTCAACGCCTTCGAGGAAGTGGTCTTGATCGATCCCGGCTACCGCCGGGCGGATTACTACCGCCGCGAAGCCTGGGAACTTTTAGCGGCGGAAGAAGCCGGTGACTCGGGAACCGAAGAGATAATTCTTGATGACCTAAGGGCGGAGTTCGACCGTGGCGTCGAAGCCATGCGCGGGGCGGATTACCCGGCGGCGGTGGAGGCCTTCCAGAACGTGGTCCGGGTCGATCCCTCCAACCGCGAAGCCCGCAGGCTCCTGGGCGAAGCCCGGCTCCAGTTGGAGAAGAAGGATATGGAGGAAGAGGAAGCTCTGGCCGCGCAGCTGGCCCAGGAGGAAGCGGAACTGCGCCAGATGGCGGGAGAGGAAGAGGACCGGGCGCTCCGGGAAGCCTACGCCCAGGGTTTCGAGTATTTTCAGCGGGGGGACCTGGACCGGGCCGAGGAGAAGTTCGTCGAGGTCAACCGCCAGCGCCGGGATTACCGCCGGACCGGGATATTCCTCCGCCGGCTCGACCACGAGATTCAAAGAAGGACCGAAGAGGATTACCGCCTGGCGGAAAAGGACGTCGTTCAGCAGTACACCCTGGGCCCGGACGATGCCGTCAAGGTGGTGGTCCGCAACCACCCCGAGTTCAGTTTTTCGGCTAAGGTTGAGGAAGGGGGCGAGCTGATCATCCCTCTCACCAACGAAATCATCATGGCCGACGGGCTCACCCGGGACGAACTGGCCGAGGAGCTGCGCAGGCGTCTCACTTCCTACATCGACAACCCCTTCGTCAAGGTGTTCATCACCCTTTACGGGAGCAAGAAATTCTACGTGCTTCAACCTCAGGGTGGCGGGGCCGAGTACATCATGGATAAAGCCAATATGACCCTCTGGGACTGCATGTTCCGGGCCGGTATCCCTCAATTGAATCAATCGGCGATGCGGCGTATCCAGGTGATCACGCCTCATCGGACCCACCCCACCCACCGATGGATCAACGTCTACGCCATGCTCTACGAGGGGAAGATGCAGGACAATATCCGGATCGAGCCGGGAACGATCATCTACTATCCGATGCTGGTCATCGACAAGTTCTCGCAGATCGTGCTGAAGATCACCCAGCCCATTTCCGACCTGGCCAGCCTCGGCGATGCTTACGAAGATTGGGATCAATTCCGAAAGGACTATCTCCGCTGA
- a CDS encoding CpsD/CapB family tyrosine-protein kinase has product MRKKIKSAGAGSSVEKVRDYLSAKKSGILDEISVLTYVTKPRRPGDAIDPRIVTASDPKSHIAEQYRSIRTNIVSLFPETGLKSFLVTSALRGEGKTLTSANLALAFSQEMDKRVILVDADLRKPSVHRLLGIEKEPGLVDVLNGSVDLARFIEKPAAEGLYVIPSGTPPANPAELLGSVRMGEILEILKEAFDIVVFDVSPILAVTDAGVLGKSLDGSILVVRAGRTQAVDVERAYSLLLEANANPIGSILTGVVTYIPYYLYRYRYMYSSHYYGA; this is encoded by the coding sequence ATGAGAAAAAAAATTAAAAGCGCCGGGGCCGGGAGCAGCGTCGAAAAAGTCAGGGATTACCTATCGGCCAAAAAAAGCGGGATCCTGGACGAGATCAGCGTTCTCACCTACGTGACCAAACCGCGCCGTCCCGGCGACGCCATCGATCCCCGGATCGTGACCGCCAGCGACCCCAAATCCCACATCGCCGAGCAGTACCGTTCCATCCGGACCAACATCGTTTCCCTCTTCCCCGAAACCGGCCTGAAATCGTTTCTGGTCACCAGCGCGCTCCGCGGAGAAGGGAAAACCCTAACCTCCGCCAACCTGGCCCTGGCTTTTTCTCAGGAGATGGATAAGCGGGTGATCCTGGTCGATGCCGATCTGCGCAAACCGTCGGTCCATCGCCTTTTGGGGATTGAAAAAGAGCCGGGTTTGGTCGATGTTCTCAACGGCAGCGTCGACCTTGCCCGGTTCATCGAGAAACCCGCCGCCGAGGGCCTGTACGTCATCCCCAGCGGTACGCCCCCCGCCAACCCCGCGGAACTGCTGGGATCGGTGCGGATGGGGGAGATCCTGGAGATCTTGAAGGAAGCTTTCGACATCGTCGTCTTCGACGTTTCCCCCATCCTGGCGGTGACGGACGCCGGGGTCCTGGGAAAATCGCTCGACGGCTCCATCCTGGTGGTGCGGGCGGGGAGGACCCAGGCGGTGGACGTCGAGCGGGCGTATTCCCTCCTCCTCGAAGCCAACGCCAACCCCATCGGCAGCATACTCACGGGCGTGGTCACGTATATCCCTTACTACCTCTATCGTTATCGCTACATGTACTCTTCCCACTACTACGGGGCTTGA
- the cysD gene encoding sulfate adenylyltransferase subunit CysD, which yields MDKLSELEAKSIYIIREAYHQFKDIAALWSIGKDSTTLVHLCRKAFYGEVPFPLMHIDTSYKFPEMYRFRDEWSKKWGMKLVVARNEESLAAGMGPNVGEKLECCTQLKTNALKMGIAQNGFKALLLGIRRDEHGIRAKERYFSPRNEQFQWDYENQPPELWDQYKSKAEDEEHIRVHPLLHWTELNIWEYVKREKLPITELYFAKNGKRFRSIGCVPCCSPVDSEADTIDKIIEELKTTKVSERAGRAQDKESVNTMQKLRALGYM from the coding sequence ATGGACAAGCTGAGCGAACTCGAGGCCAAGAGCATCTACATCATCAGGGAGGCGTATCACCAGTTCAAGGACATCGCCGCCCTCTGGTCGATCGGGAAGGATTCCACCACCCTGGTGCATCTCTGTCGCAAGGCGTTTTACGGCGAAGTTCCGTTCCCGCTGATGCACATCGACACCAGCTATAAGTTCCCGGAGATGTACCGTTTCCGCGACGAGTGGTCGAAAAAATGGGGGATGAAGCTGGTGGTGGCCCGCAACGAGGAATCCCTGGCGGCGGGGATGGGGCCCAACGTCGGAGAGAAGCTGGAGTGCTGCACCCAGCTCAAGACCAACGCCTTGAAGATGGGGATCGCCCAGAATGGGTTCAAGGCCCTGCTCCTGGGCATCCGCCGCGACGAGCACGGGATCCGGGCCAAGGAGCGCTACTTCTCCCCCCGCAACGAGCAGTTCCAGTGGGATTACGAAAACCAGCCGCCGGAACTCTGGGACCAGTACAAATCCAAGGCCGAGGACGAGGAGCACATCCGGGTTCACCCCCTCCTGCACTGGACCGAACTCAATATCTGGGAATACGTGAAGCGCGAAAAGCTGCCCATCACCGAGCTTTACTTCGCCAAAAACGGGAAGCGCTTCCGGAGCATCGGTTGCGTCCCCTGCTGTTCCCCGGTCGATTCCGAGGCCGATACCATCGACAAGATCATCGAGGAACTCAAGACCACCAAGGTCTCCGAGCGCGCGGGGCGGGCCCAGGACAAGGAGTCGGTCAATACCATGCAGAAACTGAGAGCCCTGGGCTACATGTAA
- a CDS encoding GTP-binding protein, with protein sequence MENLSFVMVGHVDHGKSTLIGRLLYDTESLPPDKLEEIRIASEEQGKEVEFAYVMDHLEEERSRNITIDTAQTFFRTPRREYVIIDAPGHKEFLKNMITGASQAEAAVLIVDAAEGVREQTQRHAFMIGLLGLDQLIVVVNKMDQVGFEETRFEKIKKDIVAFLARVDLKPKQVIPISAKKGDNVSRRSENMPWYDGPTFLEALDSFVNLPSSLAKPMRFPVQLVHEIAGEKVVMGRVEAGVLEKGRELVFLPSGARVRTAKILELGTPGKENASAGESTGIVTEPESAPDRGQVAAYPGEEPPVTERFKASIFWMSPAPFSIEEEILLRVATEEVPARVERISERIDSSSLEVIEENAAVLNDTEAGEVVIAVSRPVVVESFYKTPELGRFVLVRKNDVVAGGIIAHELKS encoded by the coding sequence ATGGAGAATCTGAGTTTTGTGATGGTCGGCCACGTCGACCACGGGAAATCGACGCTGATCGGGCGCCTGCTCTACGACACCGAGTCGCTGCCGCCGGACAAGCTGGAAGAGATCAGGATCGCCTCGGAGGAGCAGGGCAAGGAAGTCGAGTTCGCCTACGTCATGGACCACCTGGAGGAGGAGCGGAGCCGGAACATCACCATCGACACCGCCCAGACTTTCTTCCGGACGCCCCGCCGGGAATACGTCATCATCGACGCTCCCGGGCACAAGGAGTTCCTGAAGAACATGATTACCGGGGCGTCCCAGGCGGAGGCCGCGGTTCTGATCGTGGACGCCGCCGAGGGCGTGAGGGAGCAGACCCAGCGCCATGCCTTTATGATCGGCCTGCTCGGCTTGGACCAGCTGATCGTGGTGGTCAACAAGATGGACCAGGTGGGGTTCGAGGAAACCCGCTTCGAAAAGATCAAGAAGGACATCGTCGCCTTCCTGGCCCGGGTCGATCTCAAGCCCAAACAGGTCATCCCCATTTCGGCCAAGAAGGGGGACAATGTTTCCCGCCGTTCCGAAAACATGCCCTGGTATGATGGGCCGACCTTTCTGGAAGCGCTGGATTCCTTCGTCAATCTCCCTTCTTCGCTGGCCAAGCCCATGCGCTTTCCGGTCCAGCTCGTCCACGAGATCGCCGGGGAGAAAGTGGTCATGGGACGGGTCGAGGCCGGGGTCCTGGAGAAGGGCAGGGAGCTGGTGTTCCTCCCCTCGGGGGCGCGGGTCCGGACGGCGAAGATACTGGAGTTGGGAACGCCGGGGAAGGAGAACGCTTCGGCCGGAGAGTCCACCGGGATCGTCACCGAACCCGAATCCGCCCCCGACAGGGGCCAGGTCGCCGCTTACCCCGGGGAGGAGCCGCCCGTCACCGAACGGTTCAAGGCCAGCATTTTCTGGATGTCGCCCGCGCCATTTTCGATCGAGGAGGAGATCCTGCTGCGGGTCGCCACCGAAGAAGTCCCGGCCCGGGTCGAGCGCATCAGCGAACGGATCGATTCTTCCTCCCTGGAGGTCATCGAGGAGAACGCCGCCGTCCTCAACGATACCGAGGCGGGCGAGGTGGTGATCGCGGTCTCGCGGCCGGTGGTGGTGGAGTCGTTTTACAAAACTCCGGAGTTGGGCCGTTTCGTCCTGGTCCGTAAAAACGACGTCGTGGCCGGCGGCATCATCGCCCATGAACTGAAGTCCTGA
- a CDS encoding Wzz/FepE/Etk N-terminal domain-containing protein — translation MVEPITMTIRSTARSYLEIIFHRKMLLVVPVIFCSLIAWGYGYLVTPVYKSTAVIQVVEKAKENPFIKGMSIGTSLSTRLSSIVQMVKSRAVIEEVIKELNLGEQAKSPIEYANLVSLLRDSISVKNTNNNFIEVSCEYFNPRECRDIVNAITRKIIKENLESQEMETEQGIEWLNKEIELYRRKMEEKEEELQKLQEDNVELLPEEVSNRIYDQLAWVDPYTGNEITPPFSPEALRPLGATAHSMYQLRYSNSSSHLLSQGRELKALEKKRASLIRQMENENEFILTQRITETNPVVRSLRAELTQKQIELARLKVDSTEEHPMVRRLMQEIDNLQESIKSAASQSVREETTSLNPIYQGLKTELNQIDNQIVAIKEDIEITSQIADESFRKLSTIPKIKKEMDQLRRELANLSRSYMNLVNKREQAYVSRRLELQERGTKFNVIDDAQIPLAPFKPNRTLIVVAGFFFGLVLGAALVVLAEVTDHSFEEANQLREFLPMPMLGAVSQIITPEEKAFITSKKRLGLLGIGVFVVVIVIGIIATMVFGSSV, via the coding sequence ATGGTCGAACCCATCACCATGACGATCCGGAGCACGGCCCGGAGCTATCTGGAGATCATCTTTCACCGCAAGATGCTCCTCGTCGTCCCGGTGATCTTCTGTTCCCTGATCGCCTGGGGGTATGGGTACCTGGTTACACCGGTTTATAAAAGCACGGCGGTAATCCAGGTGGTGGAGAAAGCCAAGGAAAATCCCTTCATCAAGGGGATGTCGATCGGCACCTCCTTGAGCACCAGGCTCAGTTCCATCGTCCAGATGGTCAAGAGCCGGGCGGTCATCGAGGAAGTGATCAAGGAACTCAATCTGGGAGAACAGGCTAAGAGTCCGATCGAATATGCCAACCTGGTTTCGTTGCTTCGAGACAGTATCTCGGTCAAAAACACCAACAACAACTTCATCGAGGTCTCCTGCGAATACTTCAACCCCCGGGAATGCCGGGACATCGTCAACGCCATCACCCGCAAGATCATCAAGGAGAACCTGGAAAGCCAGGAGATGGAGACCGAGCAGGGGATCGAGTGGCTGAACAAGGAGATCGAACTGTATCGTCGGAAGATGGAGGAGAAGGAAGAGGAGCTGCAGAAGCTTCAGGAGGATAATGTCGAGCTTCTCCCCGAGGAAGTTTCCAACCGGATATACGATCAGCTCGCCTGGGTGGACCCGTATACCGGGAATGAGATAACGCCTCCATTTTCTCCTGAAGCTCTACGTCCGTTGGGAGCTACCGCGCATAGTATGTATCAATTGCGCTACTCCAACTCCAGCAGCCATCTTCTCAGTCAGGGCCGGGAGCTGAAGGCCCTGGAGAAAAAACGGGCAAGTTTAATTCGGCAGATGGAGAACGAAAACGAATTCATCCTCACCCAGCGGATCACCGAGACCAACCCGGTGGTCAGGAGCCTCCGAGCGGAGCTGACCCAGAAGCAGATCGAGCTGGCCCGGCTCAAGGTCGATTCCACCGAGGAGCACCCCATGGTCCGCCGGCTGATGCAGGAGATCGACAACCTCCAGGAGTCGATCAAGTCGGCCGCCAGCCAGTCGGTCCGGGAAGAAACCACCTCTCTCAACCCCATCTACCAGGGGCTTAAGACCGAGCTGAACCAGATCGACAACCAGATCGTCGCCATCAAGGAAGACATCGAGATCACGTCCCAGATCGCGGACGAATCCTTCCGCAAGCTTTCCACCATCCCCAAGATCAAGAAAGAGATGGACCAGCTCCGCCGCGAGCTGGCCAACCTTTCCCGATCCTATATGAACCTGGTCAACAAGCGCGAGCAGGCCTACGTTTCCAGGCGGTTGGAGCTTCAGGAGCGTGGGACCAAGTTCAACGTCATCGACGACGCCCAGATTCCCCTTGCGCCTTTTAAGCCCAACCGCACCCTGATCGTTGTCGCCGGATTTTTCTTCGGGTTGGTTCTTGGGGCTGCGCTGGTGGTTTTGGCCGAAGTCACCGATCATTCTTTCGAGGAGGCCAACCAGCTCCGGGAGTTTCTACCCATGCCCATGCTCGGGGCCGTCAGCCAGATCATCACTCCGGAGGAGAAAGCCTTCATTACTTCCAAGAAGCGTCTGGGCCTGTTGGGGATCGGCGTGTTCGTCGTCGTTATCGTTATCGGCATCATCGCCACCATGGTCTTCGGCAGCTCGGTGTGA